The region CCCCGGTCAGCACCTTCCCCGTGACGACCTGCGCGGGGGTCAGCGGAGTGAGGCGCAACTGACGCAGCCATCCGGTCGCGCGGTCCTCGGCGATGCCGCTGCCGTTGTTGAACGCGCCGCCGAGCGCGCCGTACGCCGCCATGCTGACCATCGTGTAGATCGCGGCGTCGTGGCGGTCGCCGGGCGCCAGGCCGAGGTTGGTGAAGATGACGTACATGACGACCGGCATCAGGACAGCGAAGATCACATAGCCGCCGTCGCGCAGGGTCCTGGTCAGTTCAAGCCGGACGTATCCCCACATCACACGTTCTCCTTGCTGGCTGGGGCGGGGGCTGGGGCTGTGCTGGTAAGGGCGACGAAGGCGTCCTCCAGGTCGGCCGGGACGACCTCCAGGTCGCGTACGGCTCCCGCGCTGGCGAGGGCCATGACGGTGGCGTCGGAGTCGCCGCTGCGCAGGTGGGCCCGGCCGGCCCGGATCTCCATGTGACGAACACCGGGCAGGGTGGCGAGCCAGGAGGCGTCGCCGTCGACGGTCACGCGGACGGTGGTCAGCGCCGCCGCGCGCTTGATCTCCGCGCTGGTGCCGTCGGCGATCACGCGGCCGCGGCCGAGCACCACGATCCGGTCGGCCTGCTCGTCGGCCTCCTCCAGATAGTGCGTGGAGAACAGGATGGTCTTGCCCTGGTCGGCGAGCCCGCGCAGGCCGGTCCAGAACTCCCGCCGGGCCGCGACGTCGAGGGCGGCGGTGGGCTCGTCGAGGACGACGAGGTCCGGATCGCCACACACCGCCATCGCGAACCGGACGCGCTGGGCCTGGCCGCCGGACAACCGGTCGACCCGGCGGCCGAGCAGGTCGCCGATCCGCGCGAGGGCGACCGCCTCGTCGAGGGGGAGAGGAGCG is a window of Microbispora sp. NBC_01189 DNA encoding:
- a CDS encoding ABC transporter ATP-binding protein codes for the protein METDIPDPGSSPAVSLTTATKSFGPVRAVDGLTLTVPRGQTLALLGPNGAGKSTAIALLLGLIPPDSGRAALFGLAPEQAVRRGRVGAMTQEGGLVQRVTVRELLSFVSGTYPAPLPLDEAVALARIGDLLGRRVDRLSGGQAQRVRFAMAVCGDPDLVVLDEPTAALDVAARREFWTGLRGLADQGKTILFSTHYLEEADEQADRIVVLGRGRVIADGTSAEIKRAAALTTVRVTVDGDASWLATLPGVRHMEIRAGRAHLRSGDSDATVMALASAGAVRDLEVVPADLEDAFVALTSTAPAPAPASKENV